A section of the Microbacterium forte genome encodes:
- a CDS encoding DUF2004 domain-containing protein codes for MAIEHDYFGLLSSGPDGSIFWSETVELGDQSVTVDLTAPDQDDVSADALDIAASLIAGIENVDDVSRRGMLAEVDDRTSEVTEYILQQQEAYGDELEEVLVDVSGDAAVDIIRSLRLMSMTILADEHGGSEPFAVLEYALDATTTDDVLLVNLGSDGSVQSVMSAD; via the coding sequence ATGGCGATCGAACACGACTACTTCGGACTCCTGTCCTCAGGGCCCGACGGCTCGATCTTCTGGTCTGAGACGGTGGAGCTCGGTGACCAGAGCGTCACCGTCGATCTCACCGCTCCTGACCAGGACGATGTCTCTGCCGACGCGCTCGACATCGCCGCTTCGCTCATCGCGGGGATCGAGAACGTCGACGATGTGTCCCGGCGGGGCATGCTCGCGGAGGTCGATGACCGCACCAGCGAGGTCACCGAGTACATCCTGCAGCAGCAGGAGGCCTACGGAGACGAACTCGAAGAGGTGCTGGTCGACGTCAGCGGTGACGCCGCCGTCGACATCATCCGCTCGCTGCGACTCATGAGCATGACGATCCTCGCCGACGAACACGGCGGGTCGGAGCCGTTCGCGGTGCTGGAGTACGCGCTCGACGCGACCACCACCGACGACGTCCTGCTGGTGAACCTGGGTTCCGACGGCAGCGTGCAGTCGGTGATGAGCGCCGACTGA